The genome window GCGAGGAAATCCAGGTTCCATTCCTGGATGTTGGGACAACCGGCGCTGCCGCCTCGGTGATCGTAATTCTTTTTGAAGAACTCGTTGGTGCGCGCCACGTTCACGCCATGGATGCCGTAACTGCCGGGCACCGGTTTGCCCAGCCGCTTCATACCCAGCCACCAGTGGCCGATCTCGTGGTCCGGGTCGCCGAACGGGATGGCGCGCACGACGGTCCTGCCGTTCACCTCTTCCTTCTTGTACCACGTCGGCTTGTACAACTTGTTCTCGATCTCGTACTCGCCGACCGGCGTCTCTTCATCCTTGCGACCGAAGATGGCGGGCACTTCCAATATTTCCTCGTCGTTGTAAAACACCTTCAGCATGCCGGTCTCCAGTATGCCGAGGATGTACCAGTTCTCCGCATGGGTCGAATACTGCGCGATGGGTTTGCCGTCGAACAGCAACCGCGTGCTTTCGCCCTGCTTTACGTACTTCGCGCGCGGGTCGTCGTGGATGCGCTTGACGATGACTTGCAGATTCTGCGGCACTTTGTTGTTCTGGATCATCTGGTCGATCATCTGCGCCAGCTCGAGGTTTTTCTTTTTGGTCTGGACGAGGTCGCGCTCCAGCTTGTCGAGCTCGCCCTTGATCTGTTTCACTTCCTGCGGCGAGGCCATGCCGAGCTGGCCCAGCCGTTCGTAGATCAGGTAATCGACGCGCTTCTGCGTGGCGGCGTCGAGCACCAAGGCATAGACGAACCCCAGGCCGAGCACGGTGACGGCGAGAGCGGAACCCGACCACGCCAGCATGCGCCGGGTGCGCGCCGACAGGCGATGGCGGTTGACTTCGCTGCGCACCTGCCGATCCTTTTTGTCCAAGGCCTGGAACTTGGCGTCCTTGAACTTGTCGTGCAGACGGCGTTCGAGATCGGACAGCCGCGCCACGTTGTCACGCAACCGGGCACGGATGGCGTCGAGGTTCTCGCGCGTCCTGCGATCGTAACTGCCGACCGGGTCTTTATTGGCGATCAGGTTGTATTCGGCAATCGTCAGAACTTTTAATTTGGATATCTGCGCCATCACGGTGTCCGTTTATAAAACCTTGTTCCCGGTTCCCCCAGTCTGAGCCCAATTTCCACCCCTCCTTTCCAAGGAGGGGATAGAGGGGAGGTAATGAAGTTTCCTTCCTTGCAAAAAACAAAACGTAAAGGCAACCCCGCCCCAACTCGTCACTCTGTAAGTGCCCCTGGGTCAGGGAAGAAAATGTCATTGAGTTTGCCGCGGGCCGTGCCCGCTCACCCGCCAAACACGCTGAAGTGGGACGGGGTTTTGAATTTCTCCAGGTAGTTCAGTATAACGCGGTCCGGCTCGTCCAGCGCAGGGCAATTTTCCATACGCGATGCCAGCCCGAGCGCGATCTGGTCCATGCGGCCCGCCAGCGTGGTGTCCATGTTGTAAAACAGCGTGCCGCGGTTGTTGGTGATGTTCACCACCTTGTTCTGCGGCACCAGTCCCAGAATGTGAATGCGTTTTTTGTACTGATGGTACTTGTCCAGGGTGTCGAGGTACTGCCGCAAACGATCCAACGCAGGCGGCACCTCTTTCAAATCTTCGAGGCGGTTGAACACGAGGCCCATCTGCTTGTTCTTCATCGACCCAAACACCGCCGCCTTGCCATCCTTCGCCTGCACGCGCTCGATGTAGGCCTTCTCGATGCCGGTCAACTGGCCGCGCGTGTAGTCGGCGCTGAAATCCTCGTAATAATCGATGAACGTGTGCAAGGCGTCGATGCTGCCGTTGATGGCCAGGGTGTTGCTGAGGTCGAACACGAACGCCACCTGGTCGATCTGGCAGATGAGCGACGACAGGTGGTTGACGCCGCCCGCCGGGGTGTCGAGGATGGTGTGCTCGAACCGGTCGAACACGCCGCGCAGGAAATCGAGGAACAGCAACAGGAACTCCGGCTGGTTGACGCGCCGCCGGTGCTCGCGCTTGCCCAGAATCGGCACTTCGCCACCGATCAGTGAGAAACCATATTCTTCGATGTGGTTGATGTAATCGCCGGGGTCGGGTCGCGATCCGGCGTCCGCCTTCAACAGGACGGCGCGCAGTTTGTCCAGCGGAATGGCGTGGACGACGTCGGCCAGTTCCCGCACCTGCGCCGGGGTCTGCACCTCGCCGCGCTTGAGAAACAATTCGTGCAGCGCATCGGCAAACTCAAAGCCACCGAAGTGGAACAGCTCCGTTTTCAGCGTCTGGTAACGGCTGAACTGTTTTTGCACTTGCGGATCGCCGGTCTCGAGGGTGCCTTCGGTGTAACGGCGGAAGGTGGCGAGCATCTGGTACACGGTGCGCAGGAAATCGACCTGATAGGTTTTGTTGGCGAGCGCTTCGAATAGATCGTAAAAACTGCGCGACGGGTGGCTGTCCAACAGGCTGGCGATGGTGGGCAGGCGCAGGTCGAGATCGACGAGGCAGATGGGCCGGTTGGACTGCGTCGATTGCAGCGCCCGCGTCAGGGCGGCGGCGGTGTTGATCGACAGGGTCGTCTTGCCAATGCCCCCCTTCGGGCCGATGAACGAAATGATGGACATAACGTGTCAGAGCCTATTATTTCAATAACTGTCTAATGAATGAATGTTTCACAAAAACCCGTTTCCACTTTATATTTTCCCCTCCTTGAAAAGGCGGGGAAATAAAATCAAAACATAGATTCTTCGTCGCTTGCGCTCCTCAGAATGACAAGACAATCCCCCGTGATGTCATTCTGAGCAAAGCGAAGAATCTGTGTTTTTTCCGGCCTGGCCGGCTCCGTGTTCATCTGTGCGCATCGGTGGTTAATAATCTTCTTCGGCGTCTTCGCTCGCTTTCTTCCCACCGCGGCCGGTACCGGCAATCACCAGCGTGATCTCGCCCTTCCATTTTTTTCCTTTGTTTGTATCCACCAACTGTTGCAGCGAACCGCGCACGATTTCTTCGT of Nitrospina watsonii contains these proteins:
- a CDS encoding L,D-transpeptidase family protein, which codes for MAQISKLKVLTIAEYNLIANKDPVGSYDRRTRENLDAIRARLRDNVARLSDLERRLHDKFKDAKFQALDKKDRQVRSEVNRHRLSARTRRMLAWSGSALAVTVLGLGFVYALVLDAATQKRVDYLIYERLGQLGMASPQEVKQIKGELDKLERDLVQTKKKNLELAQMIDQMIQNNKVPQNLQVIVKRIHDDPRAKYVKQGESTRLLFDGKPIAQYSTHAENWYILGILETGMLKVFYNDEEILEVPAIFGRKDEETPVGEYEIENKLYKPTWYKKEEVNGRTVVRAIPFGDPDHEIGHWWLGMKRLGKPVPGSYGIHGVNVARTNEFFKKNYDHRGGSAGCPNIQEWNLDFLAHVLPTGTPVHIVHEEKWSKSA
- a CDS encoding ParA family protein translates to MSIISFIGPKGGIGKTTLSINTAAALTRALQSTQSNRPICLVDLDLRLPTIASLLDSHPSRSFYDLFEALANKTYQVDFLRTVYQMLATFRRYTEGTLETGDPQVQKQFSRYQTLKTELFHFGGFEFADALHELFLKRGEVQTPAQVRELADVVHAIPLDKLRAVLLKADAGSRPDPGDYINHIEEYGFSLIGGEVPILGKREHRRRVNQPEFLLLFLDFLRGVFDRFEHTILDTPAGGVNHLSSLICQIDQVAFVFDLSNTLAINGSIDALHTFIDYYEDFSADYTRGQLTGIEKAYIERVQAKDGKAAVFGSMKNKQMGLVFNRLEDLKEVPPALDRLRQYLDTLDKYHQYKKRIHILGLVPQNKVVNITNNRGTLFYNMDTTLAGRMDQIALGLASRMENCPALDEPDRVILNYLEKFKTPSHFSVFGG